Genomic segment of Flavobacteriales bacterium:
AGTTCGGCAGGTTATTTTCTGATTCTATGAATTCCACCTGACCCAACCGCTCAAGGTTTATTTGGCAGTCGGCTGTGCATTCTGTTCTGTGTTTAACTAAAAAACATTTTACCAAAATGTTTCTGTTTTTTAATATTCTGGCTACTGCAAGACCATCACCACCGTTGTTGCCCATGCCACAAACAATGGCCATTTGGCCATTATCAATTTTATTTTCGATGCAATGAACAAAAGCGTTGGCTGCATTTTCCATCAAATCTATAGACCCGATGGGTTTGTTTTGAATGGTGTAGTTATCCGCATCGCGAATTTGTTGGGTGTTCAATATTTTTTTTAACGATATCATGATAGCTTGCCGCAAAGCATAGTAAATAAGGTGTTATCTGCAATTCCGGCACCCGAGTTTATCAGGTCAAACAACTCCATTTCGCGAGGTTTACTATAACTTTTTGTTTGGGTGAAAAGTTCAAATTCCGGATTTGAAAAATCAATATCTTCCAAACTCTTTATTTGGGTAAAATCGGTTGTTGTGCTTTGCAATCCCACCAACACAATTTGGTTGGGTTGGCAGTAGAAACAAAGCAGTTGGTGTGGCAAAATGAGTTGCAGGTATTCGACTTTTCGTAGCGTGGATTCATGCACCACATCACTAAAATTTTCGATGATTTGTTCGGTGTTGGTTGGCGATTCCTGTTTTATTTTTTCCCAGTCTTTCGCCTCAATTCCGTTGATAACAAGAAACTCAATAAACTCTTTTTCCAGTTTTTCTAATTCGTGTATAGTCAGTCGTTTGTATTTCATTTTTAAGCAAAACCTTGCATGTCCACCAATCGTTTATACACCCCATTTTGATTCAAAAGCTGGCTGTGCGTGCCCTGTTCGGCTATTTGTCCTTCCACAATTACCAAGATTAAATCGGCATGTTGAATGGTAGATAATCTATGAGCAATAACCAATGAAGTACGGCCCTGCATGAGTTTTTCAATGGCCTCTTGCACCAGTTTTTCTGATTCGGTGTCGAGTGCCGAGGTGGCCTCATCCAAAATCAATATTTCGGGATTTTTCAAAACGGCTCGGGCAATGGCCAACCGCTGGCGTTGGCCGCCGCTTAGTTTACCACCTCTATCGCCGATGGCCGTTTCGTATCCGTCTTCGAGATTTGAAATAAACTCATGTGCATTGGCAATTTTGGCTGCTCTTTCTACTTCTTCAAGTGTTGCTGTTTTGTTTCCAAGTCGGATGTTTTCTAATACAGAATCGTTAAACAAAACGGGTTCTTGTGTTACAATGCCCATTAAACCTCGCAAATTTTCAGTTTCAAGATCTTTAATATTGATTTTGTCAATAAAAATACCACCGCTGTTGGTGTCGTAAAATCTAGGAAGCAAGTCGGCCAAAGTGGATTTGCCACCACCGCTGGCTCCGACAAGAGCCACGGTTTGACCTTTTTTTATGTCGAAACTTATGTTGTTAATTACCTGTTTTTCGGCATAGCTAAATTGAACATTTTGGTAACTGATTTTTTCAGTAAGATGCTCTATTTTCTTCGGATTTCGGGGTTCGGCTATCGGATTTTCAGCCAATAAAATTTCATCAAGTCGTTCAAAACTGGCCGAGGCTTTTTGAACCCTAAAAAACGATTCGGTAAGTGATTTGGCCGGAGTAATTAGTTGGGAAAATATGGTGATGTAAGCAATAAAATATTTGCCGTCAATGGCATCAGTTTGGTTCAGCACCATGGCACCACCAAACATCAAAATGGCACTGATAACCACGGAACCCAAAAACTCGCTAATGGGTGAGGCCGCCAATTCTTTGCGGTGCAGTTTTACCATCAAACCAAAATGAGTTTCATTTTTGGATGAAAAAAAGGTTTTTAGCTGGTTTTCGGCATTAAAGGCTTTAATAACCTTAAGTCCTCCCAACGTTTCTTCCACCACATTTATCACTTCTCCCAACTTCTTCTGACCCTTTTGTGCCGTGCCTTTCAACCGTTTAGCTATGCGGCTGATTATGTAGCCACTTATAGGCAAAATTAAAACGGCAAAAACCGTAAGTTTCCAACTAATTAGAAGTAGGCTTATTATATAAATAATGATGTAAAATGGGTGTTTAAAAAGCATTTCTATGGCACCAATCACGCCCCATTCCATTTCTTTTACGTCGTTGGTTAGTCGCGAAATAATGTCTCCTTTTCGCTCTTTGCTGTAAAAAGAAACCGGTAGGTCAACCAATTTTTCATACACTCTTTTTCGCAAGTCTCGCACCACAGCACTGCGGGTGTAGGCGATGTTGTAAAAAGACATATAATTGAAAAAATTCTTCAACAAGAATAAAATAATGATAGCACCACTGAAATAATAAAGGCTGGTTAAATTCCCTTTTTCAGAAATGAAATTTCGCAAAAAATCGTCTAATTTTCCAAGATTTCCGGTAGCTTTTGAGGTGTCAAGACCTTCACCGGTATTAAAAATAACAGCCAAAAAAGGAATTAAGGAGGCAATGGAAAACAGAGAAAAAAAGGAAGCTATTAGGTTAAAAAATATGTATCGCCCAATGTTTGAGCGATAATTTTTTAGTAAGACAAGAATTGATGCTATCTGTTTCAAGGCCACAAATTTAGGGGCAAATGCGAATGGTAGGCATAAAAGTGCTAATTTCGATTGCTGATAATTGCTTCCTATTGAAAAATTTAATCGCCGTTTTGTTTTTAATTGTTTGGGGAAATGTTCAAAATAGTTTCGCTCAAATAAGTGTGCAGGATTCGCTGTATATCGAAAAATTATACAACATTTTGGGTGAAAATGAGCCAGATATAGAATTAATCAATGAACTTGACTCCATAAACAAAGGACTAAAACTGGCCGAGAAATATGCAAATCAAAACTTGATGGCGGTTGGATACCATCGATTAGGAAGTTTTTATGAACGAAACAATGAATTAGATAGAGCTCAAATTTATTTTAGCAAATCATTCTACCTAAGCAAACTGCAAGGCCTTTGGCAATATCGAGCAGCTTTAATAGATATGATTTTGTTTTACAAAAAATATGATTTGGAGCTTTTTTATACCTACTGCGATGAATGGGTTCAAATGACTGATACATTGGATTATGAAGCTTCTACACATATTTATAGATTACAGAAAATAGATACTGTGATTATCGGAAAATATGACCCCCAAATTAATAAATTTTTAATTTTGGATACAATCTTCAAAGATAATGATACAATACATTTCGATTATGGTGAGGATATGAGTTGGGTAATTTTTGAAATGGTTTTTAGCGGGCAAAATAGTCAGGCATTAAAATATCTAAAACATAGATATGATTTTCATCCTGTTCAAAACGAATGGATTGCAGGAAGAATGCCTTTTTATTGGATAACATCTAATTTAATGTATGCCAAGAACTTTGGAGAAATGAAAAAGTATTATATGGCTTGGCATGATTTTATTTTCGAGTATGCTGAAGATCCACGTTCGGTAGCTGAAAGAACGTTTGAAGTGGTTTTGAAAATTCAGAAAGTAGATTCATTGTACACGCACAGTTTACCTTTAGAAAATGCAATGATAGAGGCGGCGAACTATTTTGGAGGTATAATAATGCAGGAGGAATTGTTATTATTTTGGTTATGTCATGTTGAAAATTTCGCATTACAAGATGTGGATCTAATAAGAATGTATGCCCGCCTTTATGACTTGAATCCTTATCTAAACAAAAAGTATAAAAAGTACTCTATTGATTGCACAATGAGGTTAACTGAAAAGGATGAGACAACTGAACTAAATAAATATTTGAACGACGTAACAAAAGATGGATACGGGAAATCAAAAAAACTCGCTAAGAAATTATTGAAAAAGCTAAACAAGAGGTTTGAATAAAATGAAAATAAAAGTAGAAAGTGAGATAACTGTTTTTGAAGAAAACCAATTAGCGGATGATAAAAGAGAATTGATAACACATGCCGAAAAAGCCATAAACAATGCCTATTACCCGTATTCCGGTTTTGGAGTTGGGGCAGCTATCAGGCTTAAATCGGGTAAAATAGTTATTGGGAACAATCAAGAAAATGCCGCATTTCCGAGTGGTTTGTGTGCCGAGCGGGTGGCTGCATTTGCTGTCAAAGCACAATTCCCGAACGATGATATAACAGAAATTGCCATTGCCATAAAACCTTCAAAACCTGTTGAATTTGATTTTGCTCCGCCATGCGGGGCGTGTTTGCAGGTGTTGAGTGACATTGAAACGCGTCAGAAAAACA
This window contains:
- a CDS encoding ABC transporter ATP-binding protein; translated protein: MASILVLLKNYRSNIGRYIFFNLIASFFSLFSIASLIPFLAVIFNTGEGLDTSKATGNLGKLDDFLRNFISEKGNLTSLYYFSGAIIILFLLKNFFNYMSFYNIAYTRSAVVRDLRKRVYEKLVDLPVSFYSKERKGDIISRLTNDVKEMEWGVIGAIEMLFKHPFYIIIYIISLLLISWKLTVFAVLILPISGYIISRIAKRLKGTAQKGQKKLGEVINVVEETLGGLKVIKAFNAENQLKTFFSSKNETHFGLMVKLHRKELAASPISEFLGSVVISAILMFGGAMVLNQTDAIDGKYFIAYITIFSQLITPAKSLTESFFRVQKASASFERLDEILLAENPIAEPRNPKKIEHLTEKISYQNVQFSYAEKQVINNISFDIKKGQTVALVGASGGGKSTLADLLPRFYDTNSGGIFIDKINIKDLETENLRGLMGIVTQEPVLFNDSVLENIRLGNKTATLEEVERAAKIANAHEFISNLEDGYETAIGDRGGKLSGGQRQRLAIARAVLKNPEILILDEATSALDTESEKLVQEAIEKLMQGRTSLVIAHRLSTIQHADLILVIVEGQIAEQGTHSQLLNQNGVYKRLVDMQGFA
- a CDS encoding cytidine deaminase: MKIKVESEITVFEENQLADDKRELITHAEKAINNAYYPYSGFGVGAAIRLKSGKIVIGNNQENAAFPSGLCAERVAAFAVKAQFPNDDITEIAIAIKPSKPVEFDFAPPCGACLQVLSDIETRQKNKISILIKGKMGRIYTTYSTKAFLPFSFEF